DNA from Nitrospira sp.:
ACATCGGAGAAGGTGGACGAGACGGTATCCGGAATCGGCACGCCGTCGATCCGCAATTGCAGATTCGCATGGTCCTGGCGAATGTGGACCTGCTTGAGCGCCCCATAGACGGCGCTGGGGATCGTGAGGAGCACATCCTGCAGCTCGTTGTTGTTCCCGCGCGGCAGGGTCTCGATGTCCTTTCTACTGAGGGCATAGGTTTCGCTCGACGCCTTGTACTGAATGGGCGGCAAGGACGACCGCACTTCGAGCGCGATCTCCCTGGTGTTCGAAAGCGTGAGCGTGACCGGCGGGAGCGGCTCGGTGCCGACTTTGATGATCACATACTCACTTCGAGAGGTATCTTGCACCGCGCTCACGGAGTAGGTCCCTTCATCCGGGATCTCGACGGCAAATTCTCCCGCCCCGTTCGCCACCGCCGTCCCGGCCAGGGTTCCTTCTTGATCCTTCACCTCCACCGTCGCCTGGGGCACGCGCCGGAGATCCTGATTCTGGACCGTCCCCCTGATGGTGTGCGCCTGCTTTCCAGACGGTGCCGATTCCTGCGCGTGGACCGGCAGGGGAGTGAGCGAATGTGCGCAGAGGACGAATCCGACGCAGAGATGACACATTGTTCTGACCGACAAGACCATGCAAGCCTCCCCGATGATCCCGCGCCCAGGCAACGGCCCAGGACAAGGCCCTACCATTTGACGACGCGTGGAATGCCAAGATATATGGACGTGGCGTTGAGGTTAGGCTCGCGGAGGTGCGCGGGAGGCACGAGAGGCAGGGAGCGATTGGGACGTGGGGATCTGGGCGCGAATCGGCTCAGGCGGCGATTCGACGAGGAGTGCGCTGGGCACCGGCACATCGCCGGTCAGGGAATGGCCCGTGTGGTACTGGACCCACTGGCAGAGGTCGGTATCGGAATGTTCGTGGCCGTCCTGATCTGCGGCAGCCAGTTCGTGGTGAATCTCCAATGCCGCGGCAAAGGGCGCCATCGCGAGCAGGAGGCACGCGACGAGGAACGCGACAAGGGAACTGGAATTGCTATACTGGTGACGACGGACCATCGGTATTCCTGCCACAGAGAACGACGGCGTGAGTTGTAACAAAGCCCCCTCGTGAAAGCAAGGATGATCCTTACGGGCTGTCCCCTCTGGACTTTCCGTCCATAATTCGCTATGTTGTGCCACTTTCTTCAATAAGCCGGTAAGCCAAAGGACCACCATGACCAGGCCGATAGACAACCAACACGTCATTGAAATCAAGCCGCTCCCCTCGCCGCGCGACCTGAAGACGCGCCTGCCCATCAGCGACGAGGTGTCCGAGGTGGTGTTTCAAACCAGGCAAGCCATCCGAGATATTTTGCACGGCCGTGACATGGAACGGCTCATCGTGATCGTCGGACCCTGCTCGATTCACGATCCCGAAGCTGCCTATGACTATGCCGATCGGCTCAAACCGGTCGCAGAGGCGGTCCGAGACAAACTCCTGATCGTAATGCGCACCTATTTTGAGAAGCCTCGAACGACCGTCGGCTGGAAGGGTTTGATCAACGATCCCCACCTGGACGGCACCTGCGAGATCGCCCAGGGCCTCCAACTGGCCAGAACGATTCTCTTGAACATCAACGGAAAGGGCCTTCCCTGCGCGACGGAACTGCTCGACCCGGTGACGCCCCAATACCTTGCCGACCTATTGAGTTGGACCGCCATCGGTGCAAGAACCACCGAGAGCCAGATCCATCGCGAAATGGCCAGCGGCCTTTCGATGCCGGTCGGGTTCAAGAACGGAACCGAAGGCAGCTTGCAAGTCGCGGTCAACGCCATGATCACCAGCCGCTCGCCGCACCATTTTGTCGGTGTGAATGCCGACGGAGTGACCTCCATCATCAAGACCACCGGCAATCCGGACCACCATATCGTGCTGCGTGGAGGCGGCGGACGCACCAATTACAGTGTCGAAGACATCGCCAAGGCAGAAGTCGCCGTGGCGAACGAAGGGCTGGCCCGCGGGGTCATGGTGGACTGTTCGCACGACAACTCAGGCAAGAACCACCAGCGCCAGGTTGAAGTCGCCGGCGAAGTGCTCAGACAGTTTCGGGACGGCCGCCGCTCGATCATGGGCCTCATGCTCGAAAGCCATCTGCAGGGCGGCCGCCAAACCTGGGATCCTGGGAAGGCCCTCACCTACGGCATGTCGATCACCGATTCCTGCCTGGGCTGGAACGACACCGAGGCGCTGCTCTATGGGATGGCCGAGTCGCTCACGGCGAAACCGGTCTAGCCGGTTCAGAACATCTCACCGCCGTCCTGTACCCCATGCTGATCGACACCCATACCCATCTGGATGACGCACGGTATGGATCCGACCGCGAAGCCATGCTCGAACGTGCGCGAGCGGCCGGGGTGGAAACGATGGTCACCATCGGCTGCGACCTCGCCACGAGCCGTTCGGCCGTCGCCCTCGCCGAGCAATATCCTTTCGTCTATGCGTCGATCGGCGTGCACCCGCACGAAGTCAAACACATCGCGGACGGCTGGTACGACGAGTTCCGGCAACTGGCGCGACAGAAGAAGGTCGTGGCCTACGGTGAGATCGGGCTCGACTACCATTA
Protein-coding regions in this window:
- a CDS encoding 2-keto-3-deoxy-D-arabino-heptulosonate-7-phosphate synthase I alpha, translated to MTRPIDNQHVIEIKPLPSPRDLKTRLPISDEVSEVVFQTRQAIRDILHGRDMERLIVIVGPCSIHDPEAAYDYADRLKPVAEAVRDKLLIVMRTYFEKPRTTVGWKGLINDPHLDGTCEIAQGLQLARTILLNINGKGLPCATELLDPVTPQYLADLLSWTAIGARTTESQIHREMASGLSMPVGFKNGTEGSLQVAVNAMITSRSPHHFVGVNADGVTSIIKTTGNPDHHIVLRGGGGRTNYSVEDIAKAEVAVANEGLARGVMVDCSHDNSGKNHQRQVEVAGEVLRQFRDGRRSIMGLMLESHLQGGRQTWDPGKALTYGMSITDSCLGWNDTEALLYGMAESLTAKPV